A single region of the Hippopotamus amphibius kiboko isolate mHipAmp2 chromosome 6, mHipAmp2.hap2, whole genome shotgun sequence genome encodes:
- the LOC130855699 gene encoding cytochrome b5 type B-like — protein sequence MATAEASGGDGKGEGVETSVTYYRLEEVAKRNSPKEIWLVIHGRVYDVTRFLNEHPGGEEVLMEQAGGDSTESFEDVGHSSDAREMLKQYYIGDVHPNDLKPGSGSKDPPKNSTCKSYWSYWIFPIVGAILLGFLYRYYMAESKSS from the coding sequence ATGGCGACTGCGGAAGCAAGCGGCGGCgatgggaagggggaaggggtcGAGACCTCAGTCACCTATTACCGATTGGAGGAGGTGGCGAAGCGCAACTCTCCGAAGGAGATATGGCTGGTGATCCACGGGCGAGTCTACGATGTCACCCGCTTCCTTAACGAGCATCCTGGCGGAGAAGAGGTTCTGATGGAACAAGCTGGTGGAGATTCAACTGAAAGCTTTGAAGATGTAGGCCACTCCTCTGACGCCAGAGAAATGCTCAAGCAGTACTATATTGGTGATGTGCATCCGAATGACCTTAAACCTGGAAGCGGTAGCAAGGACCCTCCGAAAAACAGTACATGCAAAAGCTACTGGTCCTATTGGATCTTCCCCATCGTAGGCGCTATTCTCTTAGGTTTCCTGTATCGTTACTACATGGCGGAGAGCAAGTCCTCCTGA